The DNA sequence AAGGCCGTGAATGGGCCCAGGGAGATGCGGATGGCGCTGACCAAGAAGTCCCTGGGCCGCATGATGGCCGGCAGTCCCGACGGGGATTCCTGTTGGAAGAGGTTCAGTCCGTGCTTGCCGCGGATGACCATCTCGGCAAAGTTCCGAGGAATTCCGGTCAGTCGGGAGGAGAGAACATAGTGAACATCGTCCAGAGGGATTTCAATGGTCCCGTCCTTCTGGACTTCAAAGTCTTCGGGCATGAGCAGGCGGGTCTGGGCGATAGCGTCCTCGACCTCGGATTTCCCGAGGTGGTCCGAGAGAGGGATGAACAAGCGGCCGATGTCAACGGACCGAGCGCGGGAGAGATCGCGAAGCTCGGCCAGGGATTCGCCGAGGTCCCGGTTCATGGCCGTGATGACGATCTGGAGTTCGATGGTCCGATCGTGATCAGACACATGGGTCTGGTCGCCAGCGAACTGGACATCGATGCCGATGCGGGAGTGCCCGCTCCGGCCGCTTATGGCGCAAAAGGAGTCCAGGGACTTGTGCTCGGCCCGAGCCCGTTCGCCCAAATCGCGGACCAGCCCCCGGAGGGTGTCGCTGGTCTGTTCGAAACGCATGGTGCCAAAGACCTGGGGGGCACCGATCTCCTGGTTGAAGTGGACCTCGCTGGCTTCCACCAGTTGGCCGTCACCGGTGACGAAAGGGGCTTTTTTGACAATGGTCATGGGCAGGGCTCGGTTGAAGATTCCAGGGGGTTTGGCCGATAGAGGCTCAGGATGCCCGTATCCAGTCGGGTGCGTCAAGAACGGAGATCGACACCATCACAGAGTTCCAACAGATCGTGTTTGAGGGCCCAGTGGAGAAGAAAGGCGGCAGCCTCGGAGGCGAGGCCGATACCAGCGAGGCGGTCAAGGAGGGTGGACACGATCACAGGGCGGTGGGCCAAGGTCAGAAGGGGGCGGACTTGGTCGAGATTCAGCCAAGGCTCCAGGCCGGCGTACATGGCGGGGTGGTCCTGGCCCCGGTACACGGCCCGGCCATGATCGGACCATTGCACGATATCGTCGCCGGACAGGGGCTTGGTGGAAAAACCGGCGAAAACCCTCGCGTAATGGACCTGGGAGGGGTGAGGGACGTCGCGCAGGGCATCGGGTTCCGGAACGGGGCAGCGGTTCAGACGGTCCCAGAGGTCAAGGTGCCGGGTAATGATCTGCGGCCAGGCAAAGTCGTCCTGGACCCGTTTTCTGGCCTGGCGGCCAAGTGCCCTGCGCAGGCCCGGATCGGCCACGAGGGCGGCCAGCCAAGAGGCCAGGTGGGAAACGCTGACAACAGTGGCCTGGGCCTGGACGAGGTGATACTGGTTGTCGGGCAGAAGGGGGGCCAGGGCCTCCAGGCCGGGCATGGCCGGTGCGGCCAGGGTGGGGACGAGAAACCCGGTCCGGCCATGATCGACGAGGTCACGGTAGCCGTCGAAGTCCGAGGCCAGAACCGGCAGGCCGGCGGCCCCGGCCTCCAAAAGGGTCAGGCCGAAGGTCTCCTGGAGATTGTCGGCCAGGGAACAGAAGATGTCGACCCCTTGCAAAAGTTCCCTTTTGCCCGT is a window from the Deltaproteobacteria bacterium genome containing:
- a CDS encoding Rossmann fold nucleotide-binding protein, with the protein product MTIVKKAPFVTGDGQLVEASEVHFNQEIGAPQVFGTMRFEQTSDTLRGLVRDLGERARAEHKSLDSFCAISGRSGHSRIGIDVQFAGDQTHVSDHDRTIELQIVITAMNRDLGESLAELRDLSRARSVDIGRLFIPLSDHLGKSEVEDAIAQTRLLMPEDFEVQKDGTIEIPLDDVHYVLSSRLTGIPRNFAEMVIRGKHGLNLFQQESPSGLPAIMRPRDFLVSAIRISLGPFTAFIQRELNTPGVLHLASRLLDGIRTTGIQVPRHVE
- a CDS encoding glycosyltransferase, yielding APGDLARVRNRFSRRIFPITSTTHSLSRADYARAFLHQLWNGTTARDCIVATSRAAVDVVRTQFEELRQGYGLESGPPSPVVEHIPLGLPVSALMQDESSARDRIRDALGASPGHCLILVLGRISHHSKMDILPLLRALRRVVAQGLDPGKIMLVIAGWTEDRDDTPETLRVLARSLGLTATIIPRPSETGKRELLQGVDIFCSLADNLQETFGLTLLEAGAAGLPVLASDFDGYRDLVDHGRTGFLVPTLAAPAMPGLEALAPLLPDNQYHLVQAQATVVSVSHLASWLAALVADPGLRRALGRQARKRVQDDFAWPQIITRHLDLWDRLNRCPVPEPDALRDVPHPSQVHYARVFAGFSTKPLSGDDIVQWSDHGRAVYRGQDHPAMYAGLEPWLNLDQVRPLLTLAHRPVIVSTLLDRLAGIGLASEAAAFLLHWALKHDLLELCDGVDLRS